One stretch of Bombina bombina isolate aBomBom1 chromosome 7, aBomBom1.pri, whole genome shotgun sequence DNA includes these proteins:
- the LSM3 gene encoding U6 snRNA-associated Sm-like protein LSm3: protein MADDVEQQQTTNTVEEPLDLIRLSLDERIYVKMRNDRELRGRLHAYDQHLNMILGDVEETVTTIEIDEETYEEIYKSTKRNIPMLFVRGDGVVLVAPPLRVG from the exons ATGGCGGATGATGTGGAGCAG CAACAAACCACAAACACTGTGGAGGAGCCTCTGGACCTCATCAGGCTGAGCTTGGACGAGAGGATCTATGTGAAGATGAGGAACGACCGAGAGCTGCGCGGGAGGCTGCAT GCGTACGATCAGCACTTAAACATGATTCTAGGAGATGTTGAGGAGACTGTGACGACCATAGAGATTGATGAGGAAACCTATGAAGAGATCTACaag TCTACGAAGCGCAACATCCCTATGCTTTTCGTACGCGGTGATGGGGTTGTCCTTGTCGCTCCTCCATTAcgagttggctga